In Procambarus clarkii isolate CNS0578487 chromosome 30, FALCON_Pclarkii_2.0, whole genome shotgun sequence, the DNA window cagatggcgttaatATGCTAATACTGCACCACTGACAACCAACATGTTAGTTTTTGCCAATCATAAATGTCTTGTCTGGTGTCTACGAGTATCGAGGTTACAAGCTGAGTCGGTCAGCCTCACTTAAACCAGTTACTCTCTTGTTCTCATTGGTAGTGGAGTTACGGTGTCCTGATTGAACTTGACGTAAGATGGTGAAGGCGAGTGTTTAGAGTATGGTTTATTTTGGTGCGCTCTGTAGTTTTAAGAACTTATTTCAAATGGAAAGAGTTAACATTGTTTTGCTAGTTAGTAATTCGTTGATGCAGGATTTGAAAGTTAGTCACTTAAATTATTTTCAGTAGTTTTACGTAGGTTAACATCTTTTTGTTTTCATATTTGAAATCTCAACAAATTCAATGATTTCCTGAACTTTAGCTACACCAAAGTGGTGGAATTCACTAAGATACCAGCTTGTCAATTATTTTGCTGAATTAATCTATATCCCTTGACAGATGCACTCGATCCGTGTGGTGTCGACACTGTTGATAGTTATGGTCATAGGGATCTTCGCACAGGGAGGGGGAAGGTTCCCAACCCACCAAACTACCCATCATACTATCCATCATACATCTACACACCATTCAACTCATCATACCCCTCATCATACGACCACGAGGCATGACGTGAGAAGCAGAGAAGAGATGGAGGCTCAAGTGTCTCCAGTGTTAACGTGAGTAAACTAGATTTCGGTTCCTCTTAGAGGATCTTACACTCTGAAATTAATATGAACATTTATATTTAATTAACCTTTACAGAAGCCGGAAAGTAGCTTTCAGTGTTGGTAAAGCTACAGAACCCTTCCGTGCTGTGGCTCGCCTCCACTTCAGGGTGAGTAATAAATTACTTCCTGAAAGTCAAGAGTCTTGATGAGCATAGTTACTCTTATTTGACTAATGAAATCGGTTAATTTACTAGCATAACAAATTTGGTTTATAAGCTTAATTTTGCTATTAAGCACTTAACTGACAAACGCTAGTTAGTGTTACCCTGACAGGGTTATTGAGCTTAAGAGTAGTTTTAGGTGACCCAGTAAAGGTCTAAACAtttctaccaccccccccccccctccagtgggTGCAATTGGCTTCAACGTAGTTTTAACTACTTCTGTATACTGCCAATAAAGTATGTGGCATTCGTAGTTTACTTCTGATTCGTAGTTTACTTCTGGTTCTAGAGTTAAGAATTTTGAAAAATTGACAAGTTGCCTATTTTAACGTGTAAATTGTTAAAGATGCACGTAGACTACATTTTGGCTTAATAACCAAAGTTATAAATTACTACTCCACAGGATATCTTTACCAACATTGGAGGAGGATGGGACCCCGCAAGTAGTGAATTCGTGGCGCCTTTCGACGGATTGTATTTCTTCATTTTTCACGCGATCGGGGCAAAAGATTCGGACTTTACGTAAGACTTGCCTGTAATTTGGTTGGTTTGGACTACATTTGATAACTATAGTAGGTGATTATATAATTTAATTTTACCCTGTTCAGACTGGCTTTAACGAAGAATACGACCTTCGAAGTGACTGCTTATGGTACTCTGACAACGTATGAACACGGCACCAATTCGGTCGTGTTGTCGCTGAAGCGGGAGGACAAAGTGTACCTGGAGCTCCAGCAGGGCGCAATCTATGAGAATCCAGGCAATGAAACTTACACAACCTTCACTGGCTTCATTATTTAAGACTTATATTTTGAAAGAACTTGAATTAACGGAAGATTTGTCAATGCAAGTGTTGAATTTTCAATAAATAGTTAAGAGGGAACTTTTTTCCTAAACCTTTGATGCTAATCTTAAATGTGAAAAGATGTACAAAATTACCATACTTATGAATAGCTTTTTGGAGTAGCTAAAAGTGCACGAATGAAACTTATTTGGGACATGCATTCATAACGGCCACCTGATTTCATTTGGAACTTCAGGGTGCAAAGGCGCCCAGAACCGTAGCACGGGAAGATCATTCATCTTTTAATAGGCTTAAACTCTTTTAATTCACCTAATCTAACTAACATTAGTTTACTTTCAAATGTCTAGTGAATCTTAActtctggggagggggggggggactttcgGCATGTTTTGATCCTTGTTTGAGAATATTTAGATATACGAAACTGCTTATTTTAGAGGCCTAGTAAGGGCAGGCATCAGAGGCTAAACTTGACTATCCTAGGGCAAGTCTTTAGAAAGCTTTGATTACATTCGTGGGGCTGATAAAGAAGCTGCAGTCCCTGGCTAGCGGAACAGACTTGCTCCAGTGCGGCGAAGGGCCAGTATTTCTTCACCACCAGTAACTAGTTTGATTTCAAACCAATGGTCACATTTTAATTTGACTTGCATAGATTTGAAAAAGATGAGTCGGTAAATAGTTCATTAAAAGCACCACATGTATTTGCCAGAATCTTAAGAAATACGTCATAGTTAGCAAATGTGCCCTAACATTTGCAAAGACAATGTTCATAAAGAACAATCTGTTCACTCGTCAAAATATGCCAATGTAGTTTTGATCCTAATATTTTGATATATATTTTTGTTCTGAATTTTTTTAAAAGTCGTGCCTATTGCTGATTTTAGGAGAAATGACTACCAAAGGattactaacccccccccccacctccggtGATTCTCACGTGGTGCCAGGGTTCATGTTCGTTGCCCTCGGGTTGGTGATGGTGGCTCCTGTTCCCCGAACCTGCCCTCCCCATCCAGCCCATTGACGCAGTGAGGGGGCTAGGTGGTCGGCTGCTGGTGTGATGCTCCATGACAGTCCTTTATCCTTTTGTGACCCTATTCTCCTCCTGCTATCTCCTACAATTGTgcaggatcgcttttccttttccttgtttcgtttttctcccctcttctcctatctgcttgtcgtttcctgccccctccccgctcagctcgttgtcgccgtgtgggggcttagtgggcggctgccggagtgtgatgctccttgggacggtcctctgtccttttctagccttgtgctcctgctgccgtcctctccaattctgctgggcatcttttccttttccttctgtttcgtttttctccccccccttctcctatctgcttgccgtttcctaccgaccttttgctcgttctggttcttcccttggacttcttctattttgacgcccgggtgcttgaggaggcatactcatgcacccgtagaactgcagtacccgacgtcgagagcgaggggaaccttttattgtcaatccccacttcgtcactgaacccgatctcgacggactgtcggtttcttaaggtggcgtttgtggggcgtatactcgcgacgcacccctaggaggccccgacaagatcggcgatagcttcttgttgggtgtcctgcctctaattgtggctccatggtgggtgtgggggcacattcgtgagtgaattctttctttcgtcaagatgattacccctgcttcggcttcttctggtttaccttctcgggctcgtggggtgggcgaccaagccccccgagtcggtccgtattggaagaccgggctctgtagcctccgctgcattgggccccgaccttgctcctcctttggcctctctgactccttcctctggctcccctccctctgtggttgggtcgagccccaagcccccagtggtgactacctcgtcccctggcgtggctccttctctagttgtaactactgcgccttttaacccctctctctctgggggttctcaccgccgtcttcgtcacggccgccctcgctcgattccttccagttctgctacctatcaagccttgtttggtcccgcttcgtgggccaaatattttgatctcctccctcttgattctgcgcctcctgacgatttctccctccatcggcatctcattgattccgtggatgcctccattactttcaaccccactcgtctcggtacacgtgtcgttgctgctccttctcaggatgctgcttcccgcttggctgccttatcctgccttggcgagacccccgttcgggtctcgaagaacgttcagttgaatgccagtgttggcactattttgctcccgccccatgttgcgaccggtgttcgggacctacgcgactgccacgacgatattcgacatatcctcgctgcccagggccattctattctccaggtggacacgtttactcgtccccctcgtggtagtcgccgtcaacccctccgggttgtgaagattacctttgatggtaggacccttccaccctctgtcattcttgctggtgccaggtgctctgtccaggagtacattccttctcctcggctctgcaacaagtgctggaggtttgggcatggtgccctccgctgctccgggactgtctctctctgtcctttgtgtggtggcgaaggtcactctaagtcggagtgcgcttctccccag includes these proteins:
- the LOC123765649 gene encoding complement C1q-like protein 2, which codes for MVKMHSIRVVSTLLIVMVIGIFAQGGGRFPTHQTTHHTIHHTSTHHSTHHTPHHTTTRHDVRSREEMEAQVSPVLTSRKVAFSVGKATEPFRAVARLHFRDIFTNIGGGWDPASSEFVAPFDGLYFFIFHAIGAKDSDFTLALTKNTTFEVTAYGTLTTYEHGTNSVVLSLKREDKVYLELQQGAIYENPGNETYTTFTGFII